A stretch of DNA from Anopheles nili chromosome 2, idAnoNiliSN_F5_01, whole genome shotgun sequence:
TTCCCGAGGTTGGTTCGTAAGGTTTGGAGACTCTCACTCTCGTTCTCAGTCTTTCACCGATGGCACGGGCCAGCTGGCAAGGGTTGCCCTTCTCAGGGTTGCAGGTGCGTGTGGTGATCGCGCTTTATTACCTCCCCCACCCTCAAGCCCACCCTCTCCCTGATGCCAGTCGCCCGTTTAGCTGATTGAGATCGGTTTGggattttattgccattttaGATGCCTCATCGCGGCTCCAAAGCTTCATCGTCTCATCTCATCCATACATTCATTAGCTTTAGCGTGTACCTCTCAAAACCCCACCTTGCTTGGGGGGtcggtttttcaccacccccatTGTTTCTAAGCGCGATTTCGGAGTTCGCACCCACGGCTTTCGGTTGGAAGGGTTAGCTACCAAGCCGTGGGCCGAACATCCGGTGCGAACACGGCGTGCGCGAATTGATTAGAAGGTTTCCTCCGgccgggcgggaaaaaaagggcacgcaGCCGGTTCGTCGCCgcgcattgaagtctttcgtttcatGACCACCGTTGGGACGGCGTTGGCGGCTGAACTTGACGCGCTTGAGAGCGTCTCGGGCGTCGGGCGGTTTTCGGGTCAAGATTCACCCCGTGCTCCCGGTCACGGACAATCGGACGATTGAAGATTCGCCACGGCCAACCAAACCGGGTCGCTGTAATGCTGGTCGTCTTTTGGTGTGGCCGGAAGTTGCGCTGATCGTGAGTGTGTCAGGGAGACCCTTTTGTGTCTCGGTGTTGTTAAGACGCCGGAAAAACGGGGCCATTGCACGTCACGAGTACAGTACTGGTGCGTTTccggtgagcttttccaacCGCGTCCAACGATGCGAATGACGCAAGGCTCAACGGACCAGTTCCTACATCATTTTCACCCCACGATTACACTACACATGCGTAAGTGTCACCAAGACTGCAGCTCATCGAACGGACGTTACGAGTGGCGTTCAGCTaatttgcttccttttgctgCGTTTTCTCGTACCACGCGTGAATTTCCATACTTTTCTGTCACAGTGACGCGCAGTCGTGCAAATATTTCCCAGTGCTCCAACGAGCTACAGACCGCCTGGAAAAAGGGGTCTATTATGTAGCGCCCGTTGCGTTCGTTCCGCGCATTATCCTCGCccgtgatgatgatgtaatttaaatattgaaacTTGTTATCGCATTAAGCGAGTACGCGGCAAGAGGCTTCCCACTTTCTTCCAAATTCCCGATCACTTAGCGAGCTTTACCTAGTTAAACCGAACGGacgaataagaaaaaaaactctgccATCTCGCCCAGCTCGAACGAGGCCAATCAGATccagcgctgctgctgctgcgggaaGAGACTCGGTGTTAGTGGGTCATGCTggattttaaaataatcaacacCTCGTCTCCGGTAACGAGCGGTTTTTGGCCACAAAGCTCGAACGAAACCGGGGATTTTGGggtggagggagaaaaaaaacctcgctcCCACCTAATGATGGAAGTACCGAGTCCGAATCGCGCCTTCCGATCATCGCCACGCGGCAATTTGGGATTCCCCGCACCGTGAGGCATCTTCACGAAACGTGGCCCCCGGAGAAAAGTGGAATACGGCACACGCTTTCTTTGCGGCGTGGCATGCGTCGGACGCTTTTCCGCGGCCGTTTCGGGAGCGTTCCGTTAGCTGGCAGCAGCTCATCTGCTCACCATACGGCCCTTCGTATAACCGATCCATACGGTACGTTGGAAGGGCTCGCTCTGCGGAGGGGGATCGAGGAGACAGGAAGTTCCTCCTCGTGCCGACCGTTTTGAGAGGAAAATGGTCCGAAATGGGAagatctttttttctcgtacatGATTTTTTGTAtgagtcgaaaaaaaaaattacaaaaaaatcctccgTTACAATCGCACCTAAACGAGCCGATCGCTTGCAGCAACGGTTGATGGGTGATCGATCGTGAGCCTCACGTATTGGCTCGCATCCAACGGCTGACATCGGCTTTCCGAGGCATCGTGGAAATTCGATCGCAACGGCACATTCCGCTTCGATGCAGGTGCGCAATGGTGACCCCGCCAGGGTTAGGTTCTTTACGCGAGGATAGAAAACTTACGATCGCACCGCCACAGGGCTTTTGGGCCAAGGATTAAAGGTATTATAGGCTTGCCGAGAGGAAAGTTGCTGGTTGTCGTGAACTTGATCGCTCGAGCTCGCCTGGAAGGCTAATGAAATGGTAATGAACCGTTGCATAGCTCGTGCTGGAGTTTGTTTTCTCGAGCTAATGGAGGTTTCCGTCTATCTGTtctgtgtctttttttgtctgctgCCGACTCTAATAATCAGCTGCAAAATTGGGGGGTCTAGTCCGGAGATTggacagtgtgtgtgtttaagtaatctggttgttgGGAACCtgagtttccatttccaacgcACCCGTGTGTCGTGATATTTAATCCCGCTTCACAAACATGGTCGTTTTTGAAAAGGCTCTACCCCTGCCAGAAACCTGCTCCAGTGTGATAAGCAACCAGTGCGGACGTGACAAGCTCGCAACCCATCAAAAATCCATCAATTTTCCCTCACGACCCTCCCACCGAACAGTCCAAACGCCCTCCCAGACTATCCCCAACAAACCCGAAGGTGGTGGCCTCGATTCCGCACCCGAAAGGTGAACCGCAAAGTGACACCGCCAAGATCAATGCCGGCcgcgaacacacaaaaaaaaaaccgcgagaGAAACGCACCAGACGCGCCAGGAAAGGCGAAAATATTTGtgatgaaagtttttttttatacttttttcgGAATAAACCAAACCACAACCGGACACATCCGGGCCAGCGGGCGGGGAGAGAATGTGTGTAACACTTTCACTGGCATTTCCTACCGCGAGTGGACGCGATCACCACTCGAAAGGATTCGCGACTAATTCACGCGTTTCGTCTCGCCATCGTCGGTGGCTTTCGCTTGGGTTGGCTTTCAACGAATGGTCCATCGAATCCGAGTCGCGCATGTTTGCGCATTGATTTGCAACTCATTTGGATGAGGAATCTCACATTTGCACCCTTGGTCTCGTTGTGTGAGTCTCGGTAAGTGGCTGGGGCAGTCCTTTAGAGGGCGAAATCCGTCCGTCCCAGACGCTAGTTTTCTAGCCCAATGATCACCGTTAGGGAAGAGAATGGCTACGAGGGAAAACTGGGtgaacaacagcagcatctcGCCGGTATGGTTCACCAGCACGACGAAAGGGGACGTCCAGCATCGAAATGGACTGGCGAGAAAGAAGCACCGGCGAAGACGTCAACgaggaagaaaagcaagagagcgaaggaaagaaagaaaaaaaaacataataatcaTAAACCGGTATGCCTGGAAAACCGGTGCCCGAGGGTTCCGAGTGTACGGATTTACAATTAGCGTTAGGCGAGCCGGACCAAGATGCGGCCCAGTCGCGGCTGGACACACCGGTGAGAAGAGATGTGTTACATTCAACAAGCGGACGGGAACGTGTTTGCGTTGCTGGCCCGGGCTTAGAAACCGGACCCTTCCCGAGGTCCCGGCTCGAAGTCTGGAATCGGGACGCAAATCACGGCATGTCGCACCGAAGTGGCAGTGTGTTGGTCCCGAGGGATGTGAGCCTTAGCTTAGCGAACAAAACGCGCTGGAATGCTTGTTGAAGCTGCTCTGGAAAAACAAGGAAGAGGAATAAGAAACTATAACAAACTCGCCTGCCACTCGTCTCGACGAGTTGGGAAAATAAACCCTTTAAACGAGTGTCTGCAGCGCACTCGAGGGTTAACCAACCTGCTAAACGGCTTCAACCGCCGTGAACGTCGCGATTCGACCGGATCGAGATCGATTCCGGTTGATCATCTGCTTTGCCATTCGCCTCGTGCGGTGTTAAAGGGCCCGTGCATAAAGGTGGAGTGGGGGCGTAAAACAATAGACACACTTTCCCATCTAATTACCCCCGCACACGAAGCCCTTTTGTATCGCGAAAGTGAGCCAACAACCCTTCGGCCCTCTAAAATCGAAAGCAGCATAGAACGGTTGCTGAGTGGATggtgaagatgatgaaaaaaaaaaacactccgtCATAATTGAGCGAGCAAAGCGGAAGAATACGGCCACGGTGGACAATCGGAGGGTGTCTTCGGGATGCTTTGTTGCAGCTCAGAAAGTAACGTTACATCGAGTGCGACTTGCAAAAGTCGCTAGCCCTTCTCGTGAGCGATGAAGAGACGATGCAAATGAGCCGAGcaaaatgaacaacaaaaaaaaagccctccgcACTGATGCTGCACCGAAGTGCATCCCGTAGGAACGTTTCTTGAACGCTGCAACTTCTCTCCTGTGCGTGTCGTTCGAGTGCTGGGGCGAGtttgtggtggtgtttttttttcatgcttctcCTCCCTGATGTTATTTGTTGCTCATGCCTGCTAGTCTTTTTCCCTGCAGCTCACGTTTCAACCTCCCGTAATATGCCGCCACGGGCGTTCGGTGGTCTAACGGAATTTCGTCCATGGTCCACACATTGCTGCCACTAACTGTACGTGATAAGGTGTGTAAATTGTGGCATTCCAGCAGCCCAAGCCCCATCCCCTGCAGCGAAGGGAAAAGGGTTGCCACGGGCGCACGCAATGGCATAATTTCTTCATCCGACCGTGTGCGGATGATAACGGACGCTGCAGGAACCTGCTTCCGTAGCTTTTgtgggggggtttttccgagcgGGATTGTTTGGGGACGCGTGACGCACCTCAAGGGCACCTTCTCAGCCTGCCCGTCATCGGAAACGGAAGTGCAATGTGGCAGCAGCCGTTGCGTGCATTCATTGGACAGCTCGGAAACGATGCCAACGGGTTCGTAGTAATGTGTGTCCGCTCGTCATCTGTTGGGAGAGAAGTTTCCGTGCTCGCGTCATAGGTGGTTTGTTTAACGTTGATAGGTTTGAAAATAGGAACACACGTCTTGCGTGGCGGTTTGTCACTGGCCGTCATCATTTTTAATGCACCCAGCAATACCTTGCATCGGGGAGATTTCTGAGAGCTTCTGTACCATTGCTTCTTTATACATCGAAACGGTATATGGAAAAGTATAGATCGTTTATTATGACtctttttcaaataaaatgaatttccACGATTTTGAGAATCTCttataaattttttatttaatttatcttaACAATAATATATCATACTAAACACCTAAATGGCACGCATCTCAATCAACTTCAATTGTAACATAAAAGCAACTAAACACCAAACGAGCTTCAGGTGGGTTCGAAAACTCTCCCAGTGATAGGCACACTCTCTAGCCGATTAATCACTGCCACCGGTATCAGACCTTCCGGCAATGAAAAACTCGAAGAATGGGCTACCCTGGGCTAGGTGAAAGTTGATCGACACCAGCGCATTCGGCAAGAAAGTAACGCTGCTCGTGAAGCGCGAAAGAATAAGGATCACCacaaacgcgatcgcgatcgacacCTGGGTTGGGTGTTGAGCGGGTTGATGTTtgtggtgtgcttttgttACGTTTCCCTATTGTTTGcggtcggttcggttgcaTCGTGTCGATCCCAACTGCACCACCGCAGTCATGCATGCCATCCCGAGCCCATTTCCTGCCGTCTTCGGGTCTGTGGGTGTTGCATTTGATCGCACTCCTTCAGCTTCCTTTGTGAAGCTATTCGTGCAGAAGACGAATGATGGCGAGTGGGCTTGCATTTTATTCGAGCTATCGCACGTCAGCACACTCGAGTAACATTGCGCAACTGAGCCGCTTTTCCAGCTGACAGCTTGAACCGCCTCATTTCGTAACCCTTCGCCGGCCGGTCGGTTATGATTTATTGATAAGCAATTGACGAAATAAACCCCACCTGGGGTCGAGCCCGGGAGGCGATCGCTGTGTGCGCGAGCTCGAGCTAAGATAAATAAAGTCAGATTGCGTCGAAAGAAACCCGAGATCAAACGGTGTGATGAAACCGACCGAAAGGAATGTCAATTCGTCGGCTAATGGTGCGATGGCGCACTTAATATCACCGAGTCGGCATGGGCGGAGAGTCCATTAAAGTCGAAGGGAGTAGGGCCCACCCACCGGGCCGTTGAGgtcgaaccggaaccggagatGAAGCTCTCATTACGATGCATGATGTGAACGCCTGCCTGTGGCCCTGGGAAGGTGCTCAGTCGCATGATCTGCAGGCGTTCTGCGATAGGTGACGCCACTCACTTGAACCATTAGCCATTAGACCAACGTGTCTCGGTGACGATCGGGAGACTCTAAAGCTAGAGATAATATTTGCAGCCGTGGCGGTGCCGAAACGGAGAGAAACCTTAACTTCCACGAAAACGCTTTTTCGGCCTTTTTCTCACCGCCAAATgggggcttcttttttcgtttccactcGTTTCAGATCCACCTGGGTACCTGCATGGTATGGAACTGCGCAAAATGAGCACagccaagcagcagcagcagcaacagcagcgcgaAGATCGCCGGTACTCGATGCCGCACGGGATGCACGGTACGCTTCCACCGGGGGCAACGGATGATCTGCACGCTTGGTCCATCTATCGGTAAGAGACTGCGAGTTGGGAAGCTTTCGAGAAACTACGGAATAGGGTATTGAGCTTTACGAGAGAACACAGAGGAAATGGCAGCAATGGTGACGAAAAACGCAATTGAAATTGAGATACGGTTTTTTTCATGTTGGTGATTCACAGAAAAGTTATCAAAATCCCATCCTCAAGTATGTCATGCTTTATTTGATCTTCCATCAGACATTACTCGATCGTATGATCTGAATGACAAAAGtgtttaaaattatgtttgcGCAACTATATAGATTTCTTGTTGCTGTATATAGATCTTTGTTGCTGAATATAGTTCTTTAGAGAAAAGTTCTACACTGCACAGGTTCTCTGGTACTAACCAAAACTCATCATGAACAAATTCCTAGCCTTAATATTGATGAAAACCATCCACAATGCAGTATGTTTTACACGGTAACGAAGCCACTCGTTAGATCTTTCTAAGTAGATCATGCAACTATTATTAACTGGCCGATCCGATCCGTTTCCATCGCCTGGAGGGCCAATTTCCTCTGGCACCAGCAGTTATTTTCGGAAGCATCATTCCTTGCATCATTACTCGACGCTAGAAAATCGTCCGTTCCTGATACCGACACGCAATCCGGACCCGCTCGGATCGAATCCGATTGCGTCAGTTCGAGGCACGAATTCTTTGGCCCCCAAACGCAACGacgctccatttttttcccaacctcacacggtggaaaatcgacacGCGCTAGGTGTGGTAGTCGGGCTTAATCGATTCGGTGAGCGGTTAGATTGACCTGATTTGGGTCGATCTCGCCGGTCGAACGGCCGAGCCTGAAAGACCGCTCCTCTAAGACACCGATGGAGCCCAATTTGGGGAAAAATCAAGCTGGCAAGGGCTTTCGTATGGtatggtgttggttttttttttctgccgttGTTGTTTCTGCGTTACCACATTTTTTCACCCGGCCCGATCAATCGCCTCGTCTCGATTGCGAACATTCTGCGCGCAGGAGAACCATAACGGGCTCGATCGATTGTCACCCGCCCGCGggtggttcgatcgattgcgccAATCTTACGGCGTTTGCACGCCCAAAGGCACCCTGAATCGACCTAACCTTGACGCCGAGACCTGGTTGCGGGGTTgcgaaaccaaacgaaagcCGGGAGTTTGTCGCATTTCCGTCGCAACGAACGCAACCAACAGAGCTCCTGCTGGCTTTTTGGCTCACGTTGGCGCGACCTTCGACAAACACCGACGCCCGAGGTGTAACGGTGCCACATGAGACCCACGGACGATGGCTGCACGCGCCCTACGCCTCGGAGCGCGAAATTGTGCAACCGCACTGAGCACCGAGGGCAGTGCCGTTGGAATGTACAGCTGCAATTAGCCACAATGAGCTGCGACGTGTGCTTAGGCGGTGGGGCTTTGTTGGGTTCGAGCCCGTGAAATGGCTCCGCGGAGACATTTTGGGGGTGTTTTGGCGCCAGAACCTTCAACTTACTGGCCGACATGCCTACATTGGTTTATGGCGTGTTGCTCGAACTTTTAAACTTTATTGTTGCGAAACTCCTGCAGCTCAACTAACGACGGTTTCGGATTGTAGAATGCCTTCAGCCCAGAACTCGACACTGACAGCGAGGCGCACGGTGTTTAAATGTCACCTTTTGCCAGTCATTGTCAGTAACTTTGAGGCTTTGATGCTTGGAACAATCCTTGGAAATACCAAATTATTCACCATTAATCGATCATGCTTTGGATCATTTTCACACAGCCAAAATCTGAACTCAGACTTTGCCGACTCGGCCCTCGGTTCGTCGGATAAATCACCCAAACCGTACGGCTCTCAGTACCACCAGCGAGACACGGCCATCTTGAACCACCCACGCTATGGCCCCAAGCAGAACCCGATCAACTCGAACATGTACACCTACCTCAAGTTCGGCTTACCACgcgttttcccaccaaacgGTGGCCAACCGATGGCAAACGGACGTCCAGGACGTGCGTCAGCCAAGGCGAATGGACGAGGCCGCGTTAACCGGGGCTACCGAGACAGTACTGGACCTGGTCCTGGATCATCGGGATACGACAGTAGCGACAATGAAACGAACCGTGGTCGTGTACCGGCCAACCTCAGGTAAGCTAGACTTCATCATCAATGTCTCCGTGTCCTCAtggcttttgtttctcgtGTTGCAGGAAGTACCGCAGTGAGTCGGACTTTCGGGCGATTGGAGCCACTGGTACGTCACGACCGAGTTCTCGCGCTCAGGGCATCCCACTGGCCGCACTCAAGCAGGCAAATAGCCGAGCCAGCATAGCGGGCACACACGTCTACAACCCGTACGCGACCAACCTGCGCCATCACAACCTACGCTCGCAGAGTGAGGCCGATCTGTTGGCCGAATGGGACTACGACGACTCACCGACGTACGGCGAGACACGTCTCTATCCAGAGGACGCACTATACGCGACCCAAAGCCGGCGACACTCGATGGCAGGTCTCGTGTACCCCAACATCCAGGTACATTGTCTAGACGTACTGCCAGGTCTGCGTGGAGTGTCACTGCAGGCGAAGGCAGGTGATCTGTTCGCGATTATGGCTACGGCTCAACGTGAAGGCACAGCTCTGGTGGAAGCGTTGGCCGGCGTTCGTCAACGCCTTGGTGGTGAGATCCTGGTAAACGGACAGCAGGTTAACCGACGTATCCTGCGCCAGCTGTGTGGGTACGTTCCGGCACTTGGTGCAGCTCCACTAGACCCACGTATGAGCGTTCAGAGTACACTGTCATTCGCGGCGGCCTTACGTGGTCCGTACGATCGAGCCGACCTGAAAGAGCGCATCGACATTCTGGTGGAGGACCTCGGTTTGACGGCGGTTCGTTCGGCAAACGTGTCCCGGTTGACGCACTCCGAGAAGCAAAGACTGAATGTGGCTTGCCAGCTGCTGACGCAAGCCTCGATCCTGCTGCTCGATCAGACCACCATCAACATGGACATCTTCGATACGTTCTTCCTCGTGGAGTACCTGCGGCAGTGGTGCAGTGCGGGTCGGATTGTGCTGATGACACTACAGCCGCCCACCTTCGAGATCCTGTCGATGTGCTCAGGTGTACTGCTGCTGTCAGGTGGTCGTACAGTATACTCAGGCAGTAGAGCGGATCTGCCGCGACATATGGGTCAGCTTGGGTATCCGTGTCCACCGTTCAAGAACCCCGCCGACTACTATCTGGATCTGGTCACACTCGACGATCTGTCTGCGGCAGCGTTGCTGGAGTCGTCTGCTCGCATCGAGTCACTTGCTAACTCGTGGGATCACGTGAATGCTGAGCCACCGTTGGCTGCACCTGTTACGAACCTGCCCGAACCCACACGTAGTGCTGGGTTCTTCTCACAGATCCATGCCCTCGCTAAGAGGTAGGTCCATTCCTCGTCCGGGAACCAAGCTCGATAACTAAACACACTGTTTCTACCTTGTAGGTATATGACGTACAAGCAACCGGGTTCACTGCTCACCTGGATAAGCCGATTGATCCTGGCTGCCGTCCTGTCACTGTTCATCGGTTGCATCTTCTGGGACGTACCGGCTTCTGATCCCCAGCTCAACTTGAACGATCGTCTTGGGTAAGTCACCTGATCACCTGATCAGCATCTACATCCGTTTGCTCACTGCTAATCGGATCTCAAACTCGTTACAGCTACCACCACTGCatgatgatggtcgctctgtGGCCACTACTGCTTCTACAGATCCGAGACGTCCAGGAAGACCGGTTGCACGCGGAGAAAGATCTCCAGTTGGGACTGTACGGGCGTTTCCTGTACCTGCTGATCCAGAGCACGCTGAGCGTGATGCCGAGCTTGTGCATCTGGTTGGCGTATCTGCTGCCCGCCCACAGCATGGCCGGTCTCTACTCGTACACGAGCAACAACGATACCGGCATCTACTTGTACATGGGTACGGTTATAACGAAATGATCTATGTGGAGCAATTCTGACCGCATAAAAGCTATGCTGCTCTAGTAGTAATCTGTTAATCCTTGAACATCTGGATGCTTTGAACTTGCTCAATTTTTTACTCAGGTGTTTGAGATTAGTTTTTGATAACTCAAGGAAGTTGTTTTTGATAATAGTTCTTATATTCTTATTACAATGCTCAAATCTTATTACAATGTGAATCCAATGCTTATGTTCCTGGGAAACTGGCTTGCTTTGATTCCAGCATCCATGCCGTTTTAATAACGTAGTTCAAAAACTTTAAGATTGAACATGAATACTTCTTAAACTATCAGTCTAGGAGTAGTAAATTTAGTACGCCAGTAGATGGCAAGGAAAATTGTTTAGCGCAGAAGCAACATCGGTCAGATTGATCTCCACAATGATTGATCCTTAAGATGATGTCTACAATTGCTCACTAACAAAACATCTCAACTCAAAAACAGGTTACATGCTGCTCTACCTAATGGCCATACAAACGGTCGTGCTGTTCATCGCGCACCTGATCCCGTGCGGCGTGTCAGCTTCGATAGTCACCACGCTCGTGCTTCTGCTGATGGCAGCTGCCGGCGGATTCGCTCTTCACGTCGCAAACGTACCCGATTACCTACGGTGGGTCGAACTGGTGACCCCACAGAAATGGCTTACGCCTCTGCTCACCGAAAACGAGTTCAGTGCGGACACGCTGGCGAGCATCACCAGCCAGCAGCAGTGCCGAAACAAGCAGGTAAGTGACTTCATCACTTGATCCAAAAGCTTGCTCTCATCGACGACGACTCCTTGACTAACGCGAACGTCTCATCTGCAGGTGCAATACACCGAGATCATCGTGCAGCAGCCGTGCCCTCCACCGAATGGTACCATCGTCCTGGCCGACCATCAACTACTGCAGCGGGATCACGTGCTGGACACGACCGACATGTACACTTCGACCGTGCTCGGTTTGCTGCTAACCTGCATCGTGTTCTTCGCTCTCACGATGTTCGTCTTCCTGCTCAACTGCCAGTCGCTGTTcaggaaaaaggacacttccGGTCGGAACGGCAAGCACGCCTAGGCGAAGGTCAACGGATGCGGTTTCCATTTTGCCCCCAAAACCGCGTCAATGTAAAAGTGCtagttaatttaattttatcttcATTTTGACGACTCTTGTTTCGTCCAATTGCCCGAATTGTGGGCGATCGAAATTTGAGCCCGGTGTGGTGGTATGATTTTGGCCTTCCCTTCGTATGTATCATTATGTTAACCCTCCTATCCGTCCATGTCTCACTTTGATCTGATGTCCCTTAGAATCCCTTTCCCTAGAACAATAACAAAGGTAGTAGATGTACttaatttttatcataattatTATCGGTTCACCCCGGACAGCCGGATTCGAACCGCGAGAggttgcgaaagcgaaagcgcagtagatcgatcgattttaaAGATTCTAACACATAGTTACGGTGGCCGACATCCTTATTCAGGTGGCCGACGAACGGACTCATTTGCAGCGTGCTCGCGACCTGGGCACGGCATTTATCGCAGAAGGTAACGGCCGAATCGGGACACGTGCGTCACACCGGTGGAAATTTGAAgaataatacttttttttaaataaacgaCCACGAAGTAAACGGGATACATgactgtgtgtttgtttctttaacGACTATTTTCTGCAACACGCTTTCTATTACAATTTTATCTATCAAACGAACGTGTTTGAAAAGGGAACTGCAAATCGAAAGAAACAGTGAAGGTTAAATGaagttaaaattaattaattaaattaaaccccCTTTGAATGGTTGGAATTTTGTATAGTTTCATGTGCTACATGTTTCCCTATGTGAATGTGGAGTCAACTGATAGCCAACATATCACGCAGAATGGCTTCCGACTGTCACTATCATGACAGGGTATAAGCAAACGAACCACCAATCAATTATCAACCCCTGCGAACGGTCGACTATAAGCACACCCATTCAGCTTCACTATCTCGTATCATTTCGGTAGTCATCTGCATTCTCCTAACGATGACTAGCCAAATGGTCATTCTTGTCTAGCTCGTGTTTGCGCTCAAAAGTGCCACTTACTGTGAGCTACACAATGAAAACGATCTTTATTCAGATCGGGCTACAATGTGAAAGCCACCGCAAATGGATCaaattttccgttcgtttcaaACGCGACCGGGAAATGATGCAACAAGCCAACTCAATGGAGCCCTCCCAAACATTGCTGCATTCAGCTAAAGCaatcagcaaaacaaacacaaccatTTGCATAGATATCCCCTGCACCGGTTGGCATTAAAAAGCAATTACCGGTGCATCACGACCCGAGCCCGGGCTTGGGCTAATGATAACAACCCGGGAAATCATCGTACGTGAACGTTCGTGCGCCACTGTCACCGACACGGTGAACATatgattttccaaccaacatGGCTCACGGTGGCTCACACCAACACCATGCAATGGGCCGTTTGAAGATCGGATCGCGTTGATCGTCTATAAAGCGATTCCGTAGACCGGTAAGGGATGATGGATCGATCGAGGCGCGCAGGGAGGCGCTCATTCATACaccccatgtgtgtgtgtgtgtgtgtctgccgATGCAATTCGCGACGTATATAAAAGAGCATCTGGAAGGTGCTTTACATAACCGGTTCACGCATCGAGGGCTCGCGCACCCAACAATTCAACCCAACTCGACAGGCCTCTTGAAGCCTACGGAAACGTCTCGCCGAAAGAAGACGAAAGCTCGAAGACtaaggcacaca
This window harbors:
- the LOC128730956 gene encoding ATP-binding cassette sub-family G member 5, with the translated sequence MELRKMSTAKQQQQQQQREDRRYSMPHGMHGTLPPGATDDLHAWSIYRQNLNSDFADSALGSSDKSPKPYGSQYHQRDTAILNHPRYGPKQNPINSNMYTYLKFGLPRVFPPNGGQPMANGRPGRASAKANGRGRVNRGYRDSTGPGPGSSGYDSSDNETNRGRVPANLRKYRSESDFRAIGATGTSRPSSRAQGIPLAALKQANSRASIAGTHVYNPYATNLRHHNLRSQSEADLLAEWDYDDSPTYGETRLYPEDALYATQSRRHSMAGLVYPNIQVHCLDVLPGLRGVSLQAKAGDLFAIMATAQREGTALVEALAGVRQRLGGEILVNGQQVNRRILRQLCGYVPALGAAPLDPRMSVQSTLSFAAALRGPYDRADLKERIDILVEDLGLTAVRSANVSRLTHSEKQRLNVACQLLTQASILLLDQTTINMDIFDTFFLVEYLRQWCSAGRIVLMTLQPPTFEILSMCSGVLLLSGGRTVYSGSRADLPRHMGQLGYPCPPFKNPADYYLDLVTLDDLSAAALLESSARIESLANSWDHVNAEPPLAAPVTNLPEPTRSAGFFSQIHALAKRYMTYKQPGSLLTWISRLILAAVLSLFIGCIFWDVPASDPQLNLNDRLGYHHCMMMVALWPLLLLQIRDVQEDRLHAEKDLQLGLYGRFLYLLIQSTLSVMPSLCIWLAYLLPAHSMAGLYSYTSNNDTGIYLYMGYMLLYLMAIQTVVLFIAHLIPCGVSASIVTTLVLLLMAAAGGFALHVANVPDYLRWVELVTPQKWLTPLLTENEFSADTLASITSQQQCRNKQVQYTEIIVQQPCPPPNGTIVLADHQLLQRDHVLDTTDMYTSTVLGLLLTCIVFFALTMFVFLLNCQSLFRKKDTSGRNGKHA